The segment TTATCTGTGCAAAGAATGGTTAAGGGATATAAAACGTAATCAATTGCCCAAGATCTTATCGGGAGTGGGTCCTACTTATGCTTTTGTACAGCTATTCCAAGGTATCTACGACTTGTTTTGGTTACCCATAGAACACTATCAAAAAGATGGCCGTTTGATAAGAGGCCTACAATTGGGTGCCCAAAGTTTTAGTGCACGCACTATTTTGGCGGCTCTAGAAATCACTTCTAGACTCATACAACTTTTACAATTTACAGCAGAAACTGCATTCGATATGGTTTCCTCTGGGCCCTCAGTCCGTCAATCCAAGAAAAGCAAACGAGGCCGCAAAAAACGTCATAATCGCCCCAAAGATATACGTGAGGGCGTAGCCAACGCCTATCAAATACTCAAAGAAGGCATCAATGATTCAGCGAATAATCTCATTGAAACAGCAGCAGCCGAACATGATCAGAAAGGTTTGACAGGTGCTGTTGGAGCCGTTATGCGTCAAGTTCCCCAACTGGTGGTATGTCCCGCGGTCTTGGCTACCCAAGCCACCACTAATATATTGGGCGGTGTTAAGAGTTCTTTGGTACCTGAAGCAAAACTCGAAGCAAAGGAAAAATGGAAAGATgacaattgttaataaaaaaaactttaaatctgATTTAACTTTAACGTCGAATAGAATAAGAAAGTGTGGAATTCTTCTTCAAAATATATTGaagttatattattattttcaaaacaaaggTGCACATCAAATTATAGTTaagatacatataaatatacatatattttacttattgttattttttacttcTGCCTTATACATAATACATTACttatatatacattaaaaaaagtaaataaatgtttttatcaatattacAATGGAAGTGGCGgtatatagagtagactttaaaTATACGAAGGAACATacaatatagatagatagatagatagatagatagatagatagatagatagatagatagatagatagatagaaagatagatagatagatagatagatagatagatagatagatagatagatagatagatagatagatagatagatagatagatagatagatcgatcgatcgatagatagatcgatcgatagatcgatcgataaatagataggtagatagatagatagatagatagatagctatatagatagatagatagatagatagatagatagatagatagatagatagatcgaaagatagatagatagatagatagatagatagatagatagatagatagatagatagatatatagatagatatatagatagatagatatatagatagatagatatataaatagatagatcgaaagatagataggtagatagattgatagttagatatatttttccaaaaatacattacatatcaaacaaacatacaaatctTCTGTTTTTCTTTCAATCTCATAAAATTTGAGATAATTTTCTGATCCATGCAGAAATTAATGTCGAGTGCTATAAATTTAttcaacaatttattaaataaaaagtaaagaatGCTGGAGAAGCTGTTCCACCACATCTCccgattatattttttaatatgttcttGTGAAGATCTTGAATCTGTTTCTCACAGAGAAATGACGATCGGAATATCTTTTCGAAAGCTGATAAACCTAACCGAAAACATGATCCACATTAGCTATTTTGCTTCGCAGAATATTATTCAGATACATTTCTAAATCTCTTCATATATAGTTTCAATGTGAAATGTAGTCTATATCTCCACTGTTGGAAGTACATATTTACGTTTCCAACTTCCAAATAGAAgattaaattcattttcttttactaAAACACTTTGAAAAAGTcgttacttttttctatagattgCAAATAAATACTCTTTACGTTGCTTATTCATACTTTGCATAAAATAAGCGATTTTTTCAACGCCACAAAGACAACACCCACAGCTgaagcaaaaaaattaacaccCAGATGTTTTTTTTACACCCATCAGCTGTTCTCTGATGTTAAGACATCTTTATTGAATTCTGGAAATAATATTGATATTTCCCTTAAAGCAGATTCCACACTATCTGAACCATGGCAAGCATTGCGGGTATCCGAAAGACCATAAATGGCTCTTATACAGTCAGGATTTGAATACACTGCCTTATAGACTTTAGTGGGACCCATTAAACCTCTCCACTTAGATATGCTGCCTTGAGATTGTAATATTAAAGCATAACTGGGACCACTGGAAAAAGACATTCacttagaaaattgttttaaaaagttaattatacTCATTCTCACCTTCCCATAAAGGTTGTTAAACGATTATAAAAGAATTTACCCTTGTGCTCTTCATAAAACTTTTCCGACAGTTGTTTCGTAATGTGCACTTCTTTGGAGTCcagtattttaaaatgttcttttattaaactttttaaagccCGGAAGGCTACTGTATTACGCACTACATGAGGTTTAATAATGGCCAGTGTgatttccattttaattttgtttattt is part of the Lucilia cuprina isolate Lc7/37 chromosome 3, ASM2204524v1, whole genome shotgun sequence genome and harbors:
- the LOC111680356 gene encoding nucleoside diphosphate kinase 6: MEITLAIIKPHVVRNTVAFRALKSLIKEHFKILDSKEVHITKQLSEKFYEEHKGKFFYNRLTTFMGSGPSYALILQSQGSISKWRGLMGPTKVYKAVYSNPDCIRAIYGLSDTRNACHGSDSVESALREISILFPEFNKDVLTSENS